In Gracilibacillus salitolerans, the sequence ATATAAAATTGTTGTCTTTTCTTAAACAAATCATCCCACCTCCAACTTCTTTTTCTCTAGCTTTATCACGTTGCTAATCGTCCGTAAACCCCCCCACTTGAGGGAAGTCTCACTTTATAAATTTTATCATAGCCTTCGGATATTTCCTATTAGATAAATGGAAAAATAGCTGTTAATATAACAGCTATTTCTCCGGCTAACCAAATATTGAGTTATCTTGAAGCATTAAATTCTTCGATGACATCATCACCACCAGCTGCTTTCCACTTTTCGATTGCTTCATCAAAACCTTGTTCATCAATTTGCCCAATAATATAATTAAATGTTGCGTCGATAATAATGGTATCTAATTCCTCACTTTGTAAATCATATGTTTCGGAATCTAAAGTAACAGTAGGGTTTTCAATTAAATAATTTTCGTTATCCTTAAACAATTCTTCTGCTTTTTCGCGTGCTTCTAAAGGAAATGCACCTTCATAACGTCCATTTGTTTCTGGTTCACCTATCTCGAATGTTTGATATGGAATAACTTCACGGTCCAATTTACCGCTATCTTCAATCGTAACTGCTTTACCATCTTCTATGGTGTAATGCTCGTCTTCGATTCCCCAGAATACGGTGTTCGCAACCTCTGGTTCCATCATCTTATCAAAGAATGACAGGATTACTTTTAATTCTTCCTCCGTTTCTACCGTAGATTTTGGAAAGAAATAAGGATGATTGTATCCTGGAATACCCCAAATTTGATATTCACCATGCGGGCCTTTTATTTGATTGTGTACGTCTAGTTCCATATCTGGATTCAATGCAATTCCGTCACTGTAAAGCTGGCCCACATCACACATACATCCAATATAAGCACCAGCTTTTCCAGATTTAATCATGTCCTGTTGGTCAGGCTTACTCGTAACAGGAAAATCTTGATTGATGTAGCCATTTTCGTGGAGATCTCTCATGAAATTGAGCGTTTCTTTATATTCAGGAAACATAAATGCAGGTTGTAATTGTCCGTC encodes:
- a CDS encoding extracellular solute-binding protein; its protein translation is MKKKLTILCLFMFFGIILFACSNNESASDDQSESGSEEGNEDPDLNEISILAPLHSAETPDPMLEEKIEELTGVQLDLQYVPANNYQDRMNTAFATGSMPEVANIPIEGNFKEAINDGQFWEIEPYLEEYDNLQHLKDEILDNMRVDGKLYSLYQGRPLSRQGIIYRKDWADNLGLDTPQTTEEFFEMMKQFTENDPDGNGVDDTIGLADRGDLAYGSFNTIASWFNAPNEWGEQDGQLQPAFMFPEYKETLNFMRDLHENGYINQDFPVTSKPDQQDMIKSGKAGAYIGCMCDVGQLYSDGIALNPDMELDVHNQIKGPHGEYQIWGIPGYNHPYFFPKSTVETEEELKVILSFFDKMMEPEVANTVFWGIEDEHYTIEDGKAVTIEDSGKLDREVIPYQTFEIGEPETNGRYEGAFPLEAREKAEELFKDNENYLIENPTVTLDSETYDLQSEELDTIIIDATFNYIIGQIDEQGFDEAIEKWKAAGGDDVIEEFNASR